One Dioscorea cayenensis subsp. rotundata cultivar TDr96_F1 chromosome 15, TDr96_F1_v2_PseudoChromosome.rev07_lg8_w22 25.fasta, whole genome shotgun sequence genomic region harbors:
- the LOC120276702 gene encoding splicing factor U2af large subunit B-like isoform X2, translating to MYIYGVQGAPVKVRRPSDYNPSLAAALGPSQPNPNLNLAAVGLTPGSAGGLEGPDRIFVGGLPYYFTEAQVRELLESFGLLRGFDLVKDRETGNSKGYAFCVYQDLSVTDIACAALNGIKMGDKTLTVRRANQGAAQPRPEQESVLLQAQQQVALQRLVYQAGSLPTKVICLSQAINEDELKDDEEYEDILDDMRGEGEKYGKLVNVVIPRPGPNNEPYPGVGKVFLEYADTDASSKARQALNGRKFGGNTVVAVFYPENKFAQGEYA from the exons atgtatatatatggtgtGCAGGGTGCACCAGTAAAGGTTAGAAGACCTAGTGACTACAATCCTTCACTTGCTGCTGCACTTGGCCCTAGCCAACCCAACCCAAATCTGAACCTTGCTGCTGTTGGGCTGACACCAGGTTCTGCTGGTGGGCTTGAAGGGCCTGATCGTATTTTTGTCGGTGGGCTGCCATACTATTTTACTGAAGCACAGGTCAGGGAGTTGCTTGAATCTTTTGGGCTACTTCGAGGTTTTGATCTGGTAAAGGACAGGGAAACTGGAAACTCAAAAGGCTATGCCTTTTGTGTTTACCAAGACCTCTCTGTTACCGACATTGCATGTGCAGCTCTTAATGGTATCAAAATGGGAGATAAAACACTTACTGTTAGACGAGCAAACCAAGGTGCTGCTCAGCCTAGACCAGAGCAAGAAAGTGTGTTGCTACAGGCTCAACAACAAGTAGCTTTGCAG AGGCTTGTGTATCAAGCTGGATCCCTTCCAACAAAGGTAATATGTTTATCACAAGCTATTAATGAAGACGAACTGAAGGACGATGAAGAATATGAAGATATATTGGATGACATGAGGGGCGAGGGTGAAAAATACG GTAAATTGGTGAATGTTGTCATCCCCCGGCCAGGCCCAAATAATGAACCGTATCCAGGTGTTGGAAAG GTATTCCTGGAATATGCAGACACAGATGCATCATCAAAGGCCCGGCAAGCATTGAATGGGAGGAAATTTGGTGGGAATACAGTGGTCGCCGTCTTTTATCCTGAGAACAAGTTTGCTCAGGGAGAATATGCTTGA
- the LOC120276702 gene encoding splicing factor U2af large subunit B-like isoform X1, producing the protein MYIYGVQGAPVKVRRPSDYNPSLAAALGPSQPNPNLNLAAVGLTPGSAGGLEGPDRIFVGGLPYYFTEAQVRELLESFGLLRGFDLVKDRETGNSKGYAFCVYQDLSVTDIACAALNGIKMGDKTLTVRRANQGAAQPRPEQESVLLQAQQQVALQAADVVNDGLRQLQRLVYQAGSLPTKVICLSQAINEDELKDDEEYEDILDDMRGEGEKYGKLVNVVIPRPGPNNEPYPGVGKVFLEYADTDASSKARQALNGRKFGGNTVVAVFYPENKFAQGEYA; encoded by the exons atgtatatatatggtgtGCAGGGTGCACCAGTAAAGGTTAGAAGACCTAGTGACTACAATCCTTCACTTGCTGCTGCACTTGGCCCTAGCCAACCCAACCCAAATCTGAACCTTGCTGCTGTTGGGCTGACACCAGGTTCTGCTGGTGGGCTTGAAGGGCCTGATCGTATTTTTGTCGGTGGGCTGCCATACTATTTTACTGAAGCACAGGTCAGGGAGTTGCTTGAATCTTTTGGGCTACTTCGAGGTTTTGATCTGGTAAAGGACAGGGAAACTGGAAACTCAAAAGGCTATGCCTTTTGTGTTTACCAAGACCTCTCTGTTACCGACATTGCATGTGCAGCTCTTAATGGTATCAAAATGGGAGATAAAACACTTACTGTTAGACGAGCAAACCAAGGTGCTGCTCAGCCTAGACCAGAGCAAGAAAGTGTGTTGCTACAGGCTCAACAACAAGTAGCTTTGCAG GCTGCGGATGTTGTCAATGATGGACTACGGCAATTGCAG AGGCTTGTGTATCAAGCTGGATCCCTTCCAACAAAGGTAATATGTTTATCACAAGCTATTAATGAAGACGAACTGAAGGACGATGAAGAATATGAAGATATATTGGATGACATGAGGGGCGAGGGTGAAAAATACG GTAAATTGGTGAATGTTGTCATCCCCCGGCCAGGCCCAAATAATGAACCGTATCCAGGTGTTGGAAAG GTATTCCTGGAATATGCAGACACAGATGCATCATCAAAGGCCCGGCAAGCATTGAATGGGAGGAAATTTGGTGGGAATACAGTGGTCGCCGTCTTTTATCCTGAGAACAAGTTTGCTCAGGGAGAATATGCTTGA